The proteins below are encoded in one region of Paralysiella testudinis:
- a CDS encoding isocitrate lyase, whose amino-acid sequence MSQYQNEIKQAQAEIKQAGEGWSAISAEAVARMRLQNQFQTGLEIAKYTAGVMRRDMAEYDADASVYTQSLGCWHGFIGQQKLISIKKHLKTTNKRYLYLSGWMVAALRSEFGPLPDQSMHEKTSVSALIAELYTFLRQADARELDLLFTALDAAREAGDSAKETEIIAQIDNHETHVVPIIADIDAGFGNAEATYLLAKQMIEAGACCIQIENQVSDEKQCGHQDGKVTVPHADFLAKINAVRYAFMELGVTDGVIVARTDSLGAGLTKQIAVTNQPGDLGDLYNSYLDCEEISAEALGNGDVVIKREGKLLRPKRLPSNLFQFRAGTGEDRCVLDCITSLQNGADMIWIETEKPHIGQIKGMVDRIREVIPNAKLVYNNSPSFNWTLNFRQQVFDAWSEAGKDVSAFDRAKLMSVDYDNTDLAKEADERIRTFQRDASAQAGIFHHLITLPTYHTAALSTDNLAKGYFADQGMLAYVKGVQREEIRQGIATVKHQNMSGSDIGDSHKEYFAGEAALKASGKDNTMNQFH is encoded by the coding sequence ATGTCTCAATACCAAAACGAAATCAAGCAAGCCCAAGCAGAAATCAAGCAGGCCGGTGAAGGTTGGAGCGCCATCAGCGCCGAAGCCGTAGCGCGTATGCGTTTGCAAAACCAGTTTCAAACCGGCTTGGAAATTGCCAAATACACCGCCGGTGTAATGCGCCGCGATATGGCCGAATACGATGCCGATGCTTCGGTTTACACCCAATCTTTGGGTTGCTGGCACGGTTTTATCGGCCAGCAAAAGCTGATTTCCATTAAAAAACACCTCAAAACCACCAACAAACGCTATCTGTACCTTTCCGGCTGGATGGTGGCGGCACTGCGCTCCGAATTCGGCCCCTTGCCGGATCAATCCATGCACGAAAAAACCTCGGTATCCGCGCTGATTGCCGAGCTGTACACCTTCTTGCGCCAGGCTGATGCCCGCGAGCTGGATTTGCTGTTCACCGCGTTGGATGCCGCCCGTGAAGCCGGCGACAGTGCCAAAGAAACCGAAATCATCGCCCAAATTGACAATCACGAAACCCATGTGGTGCCGATTATTGCCGACATCGATGCCGGTTTTGGCAATGCCGAAGCCACTTACTTGCTGGCCAAACAAATGATTGAAGCCGGCGCCTGCTGTATTCAAATTGAAAACCAGGTTTCCGACGAAAAACAATGCGGCCACCAAGACGGCAAAGTCACCGTGCCCCACGCCGACTTCTTGGCCAAAATCAACGCCGTGCGCTATGCCTTTATGGAATTGGGCGTTACCGATGGCGTGATTGTGGCGCGTACCGACTCTTTGGGCGCCGGCCTCACCAAACAAATCGCCGTCACCAACCAACCGGGCGACTTGGGCGACTTGTATAACTCCTACCTGGATTGCGAAGAAATCAGCGCCGAAGCCTTGGGCAACGGCGATGTGGTGATTAAGCGCGAAGGCAAGCTGCTGCGCCCGAAACGCCTGCCGAGCAATTTGTTCCAATTCCGTGCCGGCACCGGCGAAGACCGTTGCGTGTTGGACTGCATCACTTCTTTGCAAAATGGCGCCGACATGATTTGGATCGAAACCGAAAAACCGCACATCGGCCAAATCAAAGGCATGGTAGACCGCATCCGCGAAGTGATTCCGAATGCCAAACTGGTGTACAACAACAGCCCTTCATTCAACTGGACATTAAACTTCCGCCAGCAAGTATTCGATGCGTGGAGCGAAGCCGGTAAAGACGTGTCTGCCTTCGACCGTGCCAAACTGATGAGCGTAGACTACGACAACACCGATTTGGCCAAAGAAGCCGACGAGCGCATCCGTACCTTCCAGCGCGATGCTTCGGCACAAGCGGGCATTTTCCACCACCTGATCACCCTACCCACCTACCACACCGCCGCTTTGTCTACAGACAACTTGGCCAAAGGCTACTTTGCCGACCAAGGCATGTTGGCCTATGTGAAAGGCGTACAGCGCGAAGAAATCCGCCAAGGCATTGCCACAGTGAAACACCAAAATATGTCCGGCTCGGATATCGGCGACAGCCACAAAGAATACTTTGCCGGTGAAGCCGCACTGAAAGCCTCGGGCAAAGACAACACCATGAATCAGTTTCATTGA
- a CDS encoding nucleotide sugar dehydrogenase, producing MQPRNITVVGAGYVGLSLAVLLAPRHRVQLLDIDAAKVDLICQGISPLADAEIQQRLPESPIHATTAAAHAYADADTVIIATPTNYDSDNGYFDTSSVEACVAEAARRCPQALVVIKSTVPVGFTAALQQRFANMEILFSPEFLREGRALHDNLYPSRIVVGGNSPRAQAFGQMLAECAEAADIAQYYCGSTEAEAIKLFANTYLAMRVAFFNELDSFAEIHHLNTRHIIDGVCADSRIGHYYNNPSFGYGGYCLPKDTEQLRANYFNVPNQLIGAIVEANRTRKDFIAHQILKRRPHTVGIYRLAMKNGADNFRASAIQSVMKRLQGRGVHVVVYEPALAQSHFLNAPVIADLAEFIRLADVIVANRQHADLAAVADKVYSRDLFGSDQ from the coding sequence ATGCAGCCACGCAACATCACCGTGGTGGGCGCAGGTTATGTCGGCTTGTCGCTGGCGGTTTTGCTGGCACCGCGCCACCGCGTGCAATTGCTGGATATTGATGCCGCCAAGGTCGATTTAATCTGCCAAGGCATCAGCCCCTTGGCCGATGCCGAAATCCAACAAAGGCTGCCTGAAAGCCCGATACACGCCACCACCGCTGCCGCACACGCTTATGCAGATGCCGACACGGTGATTATCGCCACCCCCACCAATTACGACAGCGACAATGGCTATTTCGACACCAGCAGCGTAGAAGCCTGTGTGGCCGAAGCCGCCCGGCGTTGCCCGCAAGCTCTGGTGGTGATTAAGTCCACCGTACCGGTGGGCTTTACCGCCGCCTTGCAACAGCGCTTTGCCAATATGGAAATTCTGTTTTCACCCGAATTCCTGCGCGAAGGCCGCGCACTGCACGATAATCTTTATCCCAGCCGCATCGTGGTGGGCGGCAATAGCCCGCGGGCGCAAGCATTCGGGCAAATGCTGGCCGAATGCGCCGAGGCCGCCGATATTGCCCAATATTATTGCGGCAGCACCGAAGCCGAAGCGATTAAATTGTTTGCCAACACCTATCTGGCCATGCGGGTGGCGTTTTTCAACGAGCTGGATAGCTTTGCCGAAATTCATCATCTGAATACACGCCACATTATCGACGGCGTGTGCGCCGATTCGCGCATCGGCCATTATTACAATAACCCCTCTTTCGGCTATGGCGGCTATTGCCTGCCCAAAGACACCGAACAATTGCGCGCCAACTACTTCAATGTACCCAACCAGCTGATTGGCGCCATTGTGGAGGCCAACCGCACCCGCAAGGATTTTATCGCCCATCAAATCCTCAAGCGCCGGCCACACACCGTGGGCATCTACCGCTTGGCCATGAAAAACGGTGCCGACAATTTCCGCGCTTCGGCGATTCAAAGCGTGATGAAACGACTACAAGGGCGCGGCGTGCACGTGGTGGTTTATGAGCCTGCTTTAGCCCAAAGCCATTTTCTCAACGCGCCGGTTATCGCTGATTTGGCCGAATTTATCCGGCTGGCGGATGTGATTGTGGCCAATCGCCAACATGCCGACTTGGCCGCCGTGGCGGATAAAGTCTATAGCCGCGACCTTTTCGGCTCGGATCAATAA
- a CDS encoding UvrD-helicase domain-containing protein, whose translation MENPSSSLLSGLNPEQLAAVTWPPAPALVLAGAGSGKTRVLTTRIAWLLQSGQASIHSVLAVTFTNKAAKEMQLRLGAMLPIPVRAMWLGTFHGLCHRFLRLHYRDAGLPAAFQILDSGDQLSLIKRLLKSLNIPDESIAPRSLQGFINAQKEAGLRAGSLDAPDPHTQRLIECYAAYDALCNQEGVVDFAELMLRSYELLQANAALRSHYQNRFKHILVDEFQDTNKLQYAWLKLLAGEHAAVFAVGDDDQSIYRFRGAHVGNMAALMREFAIDEPIKLEQNYRSDGHILTAANALIAHNNGRLGKNLRTDADAGEKIRLLQAISDNEEAQFVVDEARALQREGWDLAQMAVLYRSNAQSRILEQALFRAGIPYKIYGGLRFYERQEIKHALAYLRLAVNPHDDNALLRVINFPTRGIGTRTVENLQATASAEGVSLWQAACSTGGKQAKVAAFVRLIEALQSHIGSSNLAETMLAVVHDSGLMAHYQNQKGEHQERIDNLNELINAAVAFKPLESNFEVLPENAATDPAWPILAFLSNAALESGEHQALAGEAALQLMTIHAAKGLEFNAVFLTGLEEGLFPSEYSLAERDGLEEERRLMYVAITRARKRLYISMAQQRLLHGQTHFGVVSRFVDEIPAAVLHHLSPASGSLVAQQHSSQRSNPFHSRSPAAQTPEKAQNYAGFTLGQNVRHAKFGTGVIIDAVNKGDSAKLTVNFGKNGIKVLDTAAAKLSPL comes from the coding sequence ATGGAAAATCCTTCATCTTCTTTATTGAGCGGCCTGAACCCCGAGCAATTGGCCGCCGTTACCTGGCCGCCGGCGCCCGCTTTGGTGCTGGCCGGTGCCGGCAGCGGCAAAACCCGCGTGCTCACCACCCGCATTGCTTGGCTGTTGCAAAGCGGGCAGGCCAGTATTCACAGCGTGCTGGCGGTTACCTTTACCAACAAGGCCGCCAAGGAAATGCAGCTGCGCCTTGGCGCCATGTTGCCGATACCGGTGCGCGCCATGTGGCTGGGCACGTTTCACGGCCTGTGTCACCGCTTTTTGCGCCTGCATTACCGCGATGCCGGTCTGCCGGCGGCATTTCAAATCTTAGACAGCGGCGACCAATTGTCGCTCATCAAACGCCTGCTCAAAAGCCTGAATATCCCCGACGAAAGCATTGCCCCGCGCAGCTTGCAAGGCTTTATCAATGCGCAAAAAGAAGCCGGATTGCGTGCAGGCAGCCTAGACGCTCCCGACCCACACACGCAACGGCTGATTGAATGCTATGCCGCCTACGATGCTCTGTGCAACCAAGAAGGCGTGGTGGATTTTGCCGAGCTGATGCTGCGCAGCTACGAATTGCTGCAAGCCAACGCCGCCTTGCGCAGCCACTACCAAAACCGCTTCAAACATATTCTGGTGGACGAATTTCAAGACACCAACAAGCTGCAATACGCTTGGCTTAAGCTACTGGCGGGCGAGCATGCGGCGGTGTTTGCGGTGGGCGACGACGACCAAAGCATCTACCGCTTTCGCGGCGCGCATGTGGGCAATATGGCGGCGCTGATGCGCGAATTTGCCATTGATGAGCCGATTAAGCTGGAGCAAAACTACCGCTCCGACGGCCACATCCTCACCGCGGCCAATGCCCTGATTGCCCACAACAACGGGCGTTTGGGCAAAAATTTGCGCACCGATGCCGATGCGGGCGAAAAAATCCGCCTGCTGCAAGCCATCAGCGACAACGAAGAAGCCCAATTTGTGGTGGACGAAGCACGGGCGCTGCAACGCGAAGGCTGGGATTTGGCGCAAATGGCGGTGCTCTACCGCAGCAATGCGCAATCGCGCATTCTGGAACAAGCCTTGTTCCGTGCCGGCATCCCCTACAAAATCTACGGCGGCCTGCGCTTTTACGAACGCCAGGAAATCAAGCATGCACTGGCCTATCTGCGCTTAGCGGTCAACCCGCACGACGACAATGCCTTGCTGCGGGTAATCAATTTCCCCACCCGCGGCATCGGCACGCGCACAGTGGAAAACCTGCAAGCCACCGCCAGCGCCGAAGGTGTGTCTTTATGGCAGGCGGCCTGTAGCACAGGCGGTAAACAGGCCAAAGTGGCCGCCTTTGTGCGCTTGATTGAAGCGCTGCAATCGCATATCGGCAGCAGCAATCTGGCCGAAACCATGCTGGCGGTGGTGCACGACAGCGGCTTGATGGCGCATTATCAAAACCAAAAAGGCGAGCATCAAGAGCGCATCGACAACCTAAACGAGCTCATCAATGCCGCCGTGGCATTCAAACCTTTGGAGTCCAATTTTGAAGTGCTGCCTGAAAACGCCGCCACCGATCCGGCCTGGCCGATATTGGCGTTTTTAAGCAATGCGGCGCTGGAATCGGGCGAACACCAAGCCCTGGCCGGTGAAGCCGCCTTGCAGCTGATGACCATCCACGCCGCCAAAGGCTTGGAATTCAACGCCGTGTTTCTTACCGGGCTGGAAGAAGGGCTGTTTCCAAGCGAATACAGCCTGGCCGAGCGCGACGGGCTGGAAGAAGAGCGGCGGCTGATGTATGTGGCGATTACCCGCGCGCGCAAACGGCTCTACATCAGCATGGCGCAGCAGCGGCTCTTGCACGGGCAAACCCACTTCGGCGTGGTGTCGCGCTTTGTCGACGAAATTCCCGCCGCCGTGTTGCATCATCTATCGCCCGCTTCAGGCAGCCTGGTGGCACAACAACACAGCAGCCAGCGCAGCAACCCGTTTCACAGCCGCAGCCCCGCCGCCCAAACACCGGAAAAAGCGCAGAATTATGCCGGATTCACCCTCGGCCAAAACGTGCGCCATGCCAAATTCGGCACCGGCGTGATTATTGATGCCGTTAATAAAGGCGACAGCGCCAAGCTCACGGTAAACTTCGGCAAAAACGGCATTAAAGTGCTGGATACCGCGGCCGCCAAACTCAGCCCGCTGTAA
- a CDS encoding HIT family protein, translated as MQTVYDTDNIFAKILRGEIPNHTVYEDDKTLAFMDVMPQARGHVLVVPKTAAVELSDLPLDYAQAVLATAQKVMAAQRQVLKRSGIVQMQLNGAQAGQSVFHYHLHLIPSNVHELGRHEGGMADHNELAALAAELRAAL; from the coding sequence ATGCAAACCGTTTACGATACCGACAACATCTTTGCCAAAATCCTGCGCGGCGAGATTCCCAACCACACCGTTTACGAAGACGACAAAACACTGGCGTTTATGGACGTGATGCCACAAGCCCGCGGCCATGTATTGGTGGTGCCCAAAACCGCCGCCGTAGAGCTGAGCGACCTGCCCTTAGACTATGCCCAAGCCGTGCTGGCCACCGCGCAAAAAGTGATGGCCGCACAACGGCAAGTGCTCAAACGCAGCGGCATTGTGCAAATGCAGCTCAACGGCGCTCAAGCAGGCCAAAGTGTATTTCATTACCACCTGCACCTGATTCCCAGCAATGTACACGAACTGGGTCGCCACGAAGGCGGCATGGCCGACCACAACGAGCTGGCGGCGCTGGCAGCTGAATTGCGGGCAGCGCTATAA
- a CDS encoding L-threonylcarbamoyladenylate synthase, translating to MPRMLAHAAVYRLRAHLRRGGVVAYPTESSYGLGCLPRHVRGLRRVVALKQRPQHKGLISIGADLAQLQPLLQPLSPAQQALLAQNWPAAKTYLIAAAAQTPTMLRGRGRHKLAVRVPAHAGARQLCRQLGTALVSTSCNRSGERPCVRAAEVRRRFGDKVWLVPGRCGGNRQPSQIIDLASGVRLR from the coding sequence ATGCCCCGAATGCTCGCCCATGCCGCCGTTTACCGTTTGCGCGCCCATTTGCGCCGTGGCGGTGTGGTGGCTTATCCCACCGAATCCAGCTATGGCTTGGGCTGTTTGCCCCGGCATGTACGCGGCTTGCGGCGGGTGGTGGCGCTGAAACAACGGCCACAGCATAAAGGATTAATCAGCATTGGCGCTGATTTGGCACAATTGCAGCCTTTATTGCAGCCCTTAAGCCCGGCGCAGCAGGCGCTGTTGGCACAAAATTGGCCTGCCGCCAAAACGTATTTAATTGCAGCGGCTGCGCAAACGCCCACGATGTTGCGCGGGCGCGGGCGCCATAAATTGGCGGTACGCGTGCCTGCCCATGCCGGTGCGCGGCAATTGTGCCGCCAGCTGGGCACGGCCTTGGTGTCGACTTCTTGCAACCGCAGCGGCGAGCGGCCGTGTGTTCGCGCGGCGGAAGTGCGGCGGCGCTTTGGCGATAAGGTGTGGTTGGTGCCGGGGCGTTGCGGCGGCAACCGCCAGCCCAGCCAGATTATTGATTTGGCCAGTGGTGTGCGTTTGCGCTAA